The following are encoded together in the Deinococcus multiflagellatus genome:
- a CDS encoding S1C family serine protease, translated as MNLRSAVGGAVRPFLVALLSGLLSAGSAQQTAPAQSPTSAPPQSVQDRRVRSGTTAAALTAQEQATLQALVAKVRPATVRVEQCPTPACSRTNGVGTGVLISPDGLVLTAYHVIQGATVLSVQTEDRTRYVAQVVGYNDQDDLALLRVSVPAGTPYLRLAAARPAVGDIALAIGNGNGAFLKTKVGRLTGLDSDAGRADFPPGTLELNAPLIPGDSGGPVVNARGELTGIVSYISVSPQSRQPQSYAVPVTATDPRLAQLKAGAKLDAPVIGIGLGGPFSDLFFLPAEGFRKLAPLLKLGDTPGAFFTSVSPGSPAAQAGLRPLVLNADAERISGDIVTAVNGKRIVNFSEFQFAVRAYKPGDTITLSVLRDGKPLEVKLTLAGRSTIRN; from the coding sequence ATGAACCTCAGGTCAGCTGTGGGCGGCGCTGTCCGCCCTTTCCTTGTGGCCCTGCTCTCTGGTCTGCTGTCGGCCGGCAGCGCCCAGCAAACCGCGCCTGCCCAGAGCCCCACATCGGCCCCACCACAAAGTGTTCAGGACCGCCGCGTGCGCTCGGGGACGACGGCGGCGGCCCTCACGGCGCAGGAGCAGGCCACCCTGCAGGCCCTGGTGGCCAAGGTGCGCCCGGCCACCGTGCGCGTGGAGCAGTGCCCCACCCCGGCCTGCAGCCGCACCAACGGCGTGGGCACAGGCGTGCTGATCTCCCCTGACGGCCTGGTGCTCACGGCCTACCACGTCATTCAGGGCGCCACGGTCCTGAGCGTGCAGACCGAGGACCGCACGCGCTACGTAGCCCAGGTGGTGGGCTACAACGACCAGGATGATCTGGCGCTGCTGCGGGTCTCCGTCCCGGCGGGCACGCCCTACCTGCGCCTCGCCGCCGCGCGCCCGGCCGTGGGCGACATTGCCCTGGCGATTGGCAACGGGAACGGCGCGTTCCTGAAAACCAAGGTGGGCCGCCTGACCGGCCTGGATTCAGATGCCGGGCGCGCGGACTTTCCGCCGGGCACCCTGGAACTGAATGCGCCCCTGATTCCCGGCGACAGCGGCGGCCCGGTGGTGAACGCCCGGGGCGAACTGACCGGCATCGTGAGTTACATCAGCGTGAGCCCGCAGTCGCGCCAGCCGCAGTCCTACGCGGTGCCGGTGACGGCCACCGATCCCCGGCTGGCGCAGCTGAAAGCGGGAGCCAAGCTGGACGCCCCGGTGATCGGCATTGGGCTGGGCGGGCCCTTTTCCGACCTGTTCTTCCTACCCGCAGAAGGCTTCCGGAAGCTGGCGCCGCTGCTGAAGCTGGGCGATACCCCCGGCGCCTTTTTCACCAGTGTGAGCCCTGGCAGCCCGGCCGCGCAGGCCGGCCTGCGGCCCCTGGTGCTGAATGCCGACGCTGAGCGCATCTCGGGCGACATCGTGACCGCCGTGAACGGCAAGCGCATCGTGAATTTCAGCGAGTTCCAGTTTGCCGTGCGGGCCTACAAGCCCGGCGACACCATCACCCTGAGCGTGCTGCGCGACGGCAAGCCGCTGGAGGTCAAGCTCACGCTGGCAGGGCGCAGCACCATCCGCAACTGA
- a CDS encoding XRE family transcriptional regulator, translating to MTTTVPGSDVALWLREQRRRQGLGQAELCARTAQHGGEAGRVTQPYLSRLERGERALSALTPERQDALRRALNLSLSEWTARTGLRPLAPHPSEDVLSTLELVRVPVRALATAGLPTAEAEGRVIDYELVPLRDHRPGMLVLEVQGDSMSTEAGGIRPGDRVYVDPGDLDLREGRIYVLHVPGLGLTVKRLRRYSEHLWLSSDNPDHPPLKPEEATVVGRVYFHQPRGQRL from the coding sequence ATGACCACCACCGTCCCCGGCAGCGATGTGGCCCTCTGGCTGCGCGAACAGCGGCGGCGCCAGGGCCTGGGGCAGGCCGAACTGTGCGCCCGCACCGCGCAGCACGGCGGCGAGGCTGGGCGCGTGACCCAGCCGTATCTCAGCCGCCTGGAACGGGGCGAGCGCGCCCTGAGCGCCCTGACCCCCGAGCGGCAAGACGCCCTGCGCCGGGCGCTGAACCTGTCGCTCAGCGAATGGACCGCCCGCACCGGCCTGCGGCCCCTGGCGCCGCACCCCAGCGAGGATGTCCTGAGCACCCTGGAACTGGTGCGCGTGCCGGTGCGTGCCCTCGCCACGGCCGGCCTGCCCACCGCCGAGGCCGAGGGCCGCGTGATTGATTACGAACTGGTGCCCCTGCGTGACCACCGCCCCGGCATGCTGGTGTTGGAGGTGCAGGGCGACTCCATGAGCACCGAGGCGGGCGGGATTCGCCCCGGAGACCGCGTGTACGTGGACCCCGGCGACCTGGACCTGCGCGAGGGCCGCATTTACGTGCTGCATGTGCCGGGCCTGGGCCTGACCGTTAAGCGCCTGCGCCGCTACAGCGAACACCTGTGGCTGAGCAGCGACAACCCCGACCACCCGCCCCTGAAGCCCGAGGAGGCGACGGTCGTGGGCCGCGTGTACTTTCACCAACCGCGCGGCCAGCGGCTCTAA
- a CDS encoding NUDIX hydrolase — MSLRQCAAALLTNPQGQVLLVQQSYGLRLWGFPGGVVDPGETAPEAAVREAREEVGLDVELGGVVGVYRLQGGGWPDILAWVFAARVLGGTPHPDPAELTALGWFAPGALPGPLLPDAEAGLADWTAGRSGVVRPVQRTLSLPPLV; from the coding sequence ATGTCACTGCGTCAGTGTGCCGCTGCCCTGCTCACCAACCCCCAGGGTCAGGTGCTGCTGGTGCAGCAGAGTTACGGCCTGCGCCTGTGGGGCTTTCCGGGCGGGGTGGTGGACCCCGGCGAAACCGCCCCCGAAGCCGCCGTGCGAGAAGCGCGCGAAGAGGTGGGCCTGGACGTGGAACTGGGCGGCGTGGTGGGCGTCTACCGCCTGCAGGGCGGCGGCTGGCCGGACATTCTGGCCTGGGTGTTTGCCGCGCGGGTGCTGGGCGGCACCCCGCACCCCGACCCGGCCGAACTGACCGCCCTGGGCTGGTTTGCCCCCGGCGCCCTGCCCGGCCCCCTGCTGCCAGACGCCGAAGCCGGGCTGGCCGACTGGACCGCCGGCCGCAGCGGCGTGGTGCGCCCGGTACAGCGCACCCTCAGCCTGCCCCCGCTGGTCTGA
- a CDS encoding gamma-glutamylcyclotransferase family protein, protein MTQGPCGVFVYGTLMPGERNAHVAALGGPFRAQRAVLRGFALYHLSPEAYPALVPGPPDAEVSGQLLSYTPEAWRAALPFLDDLEGLHDTPPLYTRQPVTLHLEGGGEAPAWVYVYARTGRLGQPGAVAVPGGDWRAVPHRDRPAPGER, encoded by the coding sequence ATGACCCAAGGGCCCTGCGGCGTCTTTGTGTACGGCACCCTGATGCCCGGCGAGCGCAACGCCCATGTGGCGGCGCTGGGCGGCCCTTTCCGCGCCCAGCGCGCGGTGCTGCGTGGCTTTGCCCTGTACCACCTGAGCCCCGAAGCCTACCCCGCCCTGGTGCCGGGCCCCCCAGACGCCGAGGTGAGCGGCCAGCTGCTGAGCTACACCCCCGAAGCGTGGCGTGCAGCCCTGCCCTTTCTGGACGACCTGGAGGGGCTGCACGACACCCCACCCCTGTACACCCGCCAGCCCGTGACCCTGCACCTGGAGGGTGGGGGAGAGGCGCCCGCCTGGGTGTACGTGTACGCCCGCACGGGGCGGCTGGGGCAGCCCGGTGCCGTGGCGGTCCCGGGCGGCGACTGGCGGGCCGTGCCCCACCGCGACCGCCCAGCCCCCGGCGAGCGGTAA
- the rpsO gene encoding 30S ribosomal protein S15, whose translation MIDKKQTIQTHAKHGTDTGSTTVQIALLTERINNLSAHLTANKKDKHGQRGLQLLNGQRRRLLKYLERTNYDEYIALTDQLKIRRGQRIVR comes from the coding sequence ATGATCGACAAGAAGCAGACCATCCAGACCCACGCCAAGCACGGCACCGACACCGGCAGCACCACCGTGCAGATTGCCCTGCTGACCGAGCGCATCAACAACCTGTCGGCCCACCTGACCGCCAACAAGAAGGACAAGCACGGTCAGCGCGGCCTGCAGCTGCTCAACGGCCAGCGCCGCCGCCTGCTGAAGTACCTGGAGCGCACCAACTACGACGAGTACATCGCCCTGACCGATCAACTCAAGATTCGTCGCGGCCAGCGCATCGTCCGCTAA
- a CDS encoding carbonic anhydrase: MDDTAEHFASDLERRLLDAIRRGASMADIAELKESDVATPEEAIQALKDGNARFFSGHATRPEVSANERRAQIMGQTPYAAVLACSDSRVPVELVFDQGLGQLFVVRVAGNVVGESGLGTLEYAIRHLDVHLIVVLGHEACGAVAAALMPEAQLAQEPPHLQALIRRIQPSLRAMSPIRDKKARMREAVLHNVRHQVQRLRGEALIRAAEACGQIRVIGAYYEIGSGAVDFLTEEEDLRP; encoded by the coding sequence ATGGATGACACCGCCGAACACTTCGCCTCCGACCTGGAGCGTCGGTTGCTCGACGCCATCCGGCGCGGGGCCAGCATGGCGGACATCGCCGAATTAAAAGAATCGGACGTCGCCACCCCCGAAGAGGCCATTCAGGCCCTTAAAGACGGCAACGCCCGGTTTTTCAGCGGGCACGCCACCCGCCCCGAGGTCAGCGCCAACGAGCGCCGCGCCCAGATCATGGGCCAGACCCCTTACGCGGCGGTGCTGGCCTGCAGCGACAGCCGCGTGCCGGTGGAACTGGTGTTTGACCAGGGCCTGGGCCAGCTGTTCGTGGTGCGCGTAGCAGGCAACGTGGTGGGTGAATCTGGGCTGGGCACCCTGGAATACGCCATTCGCCACCTGGACGTGCACCTGATCGTGGTGCTGGGCCACGAGGCCTGCGGCGCGGTGGCCGCCGCCCTGATGCCCGAAGCCCAGCTGGCCCAGGAACCGCCCCACCTGCAGGCCCTGATCCGCCGCATCCAGCCCAGCCTGCGCGCCATGTCGCCCATCCGCGACAAAAAGGCCCGCATGCGCGAGGCGGTGCTGCACAACGTCCGCCATCAGGTGCAGCGCCTGCGCGGCGAGGCCCTGATCCGCGCCGCCGAGGCGTGCGGCCAGATCCGCGTGATTGGCGCCTATTACGAGATCGGCAGCGGGGCTGTGGATTTCCTGACTGAAGAAGAGGACTTAAGGCCATAG
- a CDS encoding aminopeptidase, whose translation MTLSFDEKLRNYARLAVRVGLGVREGQRVLVQAPVETATLARLVVREAYAAGASFVDVRWDDDDVQLARFELAPDGSFEQLSKWRVDAEIETADAGGAVIAIRATNPNLLGGVDAERVATHQRTLAAYRRPYTAQVMTNRLNWNLISAPVSGWAGLMFPDASAEDAVAQQWDAIFAATRADQPDPVALWQAHLADLKRRRDLLTEKQYHALHFQGGDTDLTVGLADDHVWGGGAADTPGGVTFTANIPTEEVWTAPHRERVDGTVVSTKPLSYNGTLIDGIRIQFEGGRITGASAQQGEAALLKMIETDEGSHRLGEVALVPHSSPISRSGLFFYNTLYDENAASHIAIGSAYRFNVRGGVDMTLDEFLAKGGNDSLTHVDWMIGSGQMNVDGLTRDGGREPVMRNGEFVI comes from the coding sequence ATGACACTTTCTTTTGACGAGAAACTGCGCAACTACGCGCGGCTGGCGGTGCGGGTGGGTCTGGGCGTGCGTGAGGGCCAGCGGGTGCTGGTGCAGGCCCCGGTGGAAACGGCGACGCTGGCCCGGCTGGTGGTCCGCGAGGCCTACGCGGCGGGTGCCAGCTTTGTGGACGTGCGCTGGGACGACGACGACGTGCAGTTGGCCCGCTTTGAGCTGGCCCCGGACGGCTCCTTTGAGCAGCTCAGCAAGTGGCGGGTGGACGCCGAGATCGAAACCGCCGACGCGGGCGGGGCCGTGATTGCCATTCGCGCCACCAACCCCAACCTGCTGGGCGGCGTGGACGCCGAGCGCGTGGCCACCCACCAGCGCACCCTGGCCGCCTACCGCCGCCCTTACACCGCGCAGGTGATGACCAACCGCCTGAACTGGAACCTGATCAGCGCGCCCGTCTCGGGCTGGGCAGGGCTGATGTTCCCCGACGCCAGCGCCGAGGACGCCGTGGCGCAGCAATGGGACGCGATCTTCGCCGCCACCCGCGCCGACCAGCCCGACCCGGTGGCGCTGTGGCAGGCGCACCTGGCCGACCTGAAACGCCGCCGCGACCTGCTGACCGAGAAGCAGTATCACGCCCTGCACTTTCAGGGTGGCGACACCGACCTGACGGTGGGCCTGGCCGACGACCACGTCTGGGGCGGCGGCGCGGCCGACACCCCGGGCGGCGTCACCTTTACCGCCAACATTCCCACCGAGGAAGTCTGGACCGCCCCGCACCGCGAGCGGGTGGACGGCACCGTGGTCAGCACCAAGCCCCTGTCGTACAACGGCACGCTGATTGACGGCATCCGCATTCAGTTCGAGGGCGGCCGCATTACCGGCGCCAGCGCCCAGCAGGGCGAGGCCGCGCTGCTGAAGATGATCGAGACCGACGAAGGCAGCCACCGCCTGGGCGAAGTGGCGCTGGTGCCGCACTCCAGTCCCATCAGCCGCTCGGGGCTGTTTTTCTACAACACCCTGTACGACGAGAACGCCGCCAGCCACATCGCCATTGGCAGCGCCTACCGCTTTAACGTGCGCGGCGGGGTGGACATGACCCTGGACGAATTCCTGGCCAAGGGCGGCAACGACTCCCTGACCCATGTGGACTGGATGATTGGCAGCGGGCAAATGAACGTGGACGGCCTGACCAGGGACGGTGGCCGCGAGCCGGTGATGCGGAACGGCGAGTTTGTGATCTAG
- a CDS encoding COG1361 family protein, translating to MYKPVSPLATDGTIAYRSANGTLVTITNVRAAVEEGRFQFSAFLQDLPNGGIDSTVVNSGGANAAGTDNAAERSEIAPSRTQNLAAGYVTYRADDGNRYPVVGADIRWDIVDQTGGTRISAADEGGMPTGYRSQDINDNALSAATTTNRRDGVNVRFPTSDRNYPFNNLTGLASPDTDGFSWITLFADADRATATVRAIAYVNGTEVGKQNLNKRFAPAPRLTISKDLINPSPNGYFGLNEPAQLRITITNSGAADATNVTVTDRLTSGLASAYTLSTVTDANGNPVALNTVNGTGFNTVIDVVPAGQTRTLTFTARGNAVDTYCDTAAVLQYTNVDFGITTTPNLSDNECFRVAAPQLNIFKDFVTLDAQGNVTGSLGSNYSVVSNQTVGVRVSVYNGGTAPATGVNVSDVLTTGTLANYRVNSVPAGTTANAQGGFATSAPITIQPGQTRNFVFSVTPTADGQYCDTGSYSAPNGNPAQGNANACLTVATPSLVINKVNYTGSTAPTGTAAPTPTLRPGETYNSLITVRNNSSATASNIDLYDLLGNNPTNGTNGQPLFVNFGSGSYTIRGVTRGAYYDPASRVVSATERLTLAPGESATLLVSSTIPQGALPGEYCDTGTYAFSYPGGTPTGSARACVNVASIVATQTQMTDPGDPFREQTEFAYVSAQSVETGSNEGLRDNVISYSFGYNDRVSDPRTVGGVFQIRKTEVFYDPTPVRDPVTGAIVSDYTNPSRVALVEGVDYFLTNVGTSAQTVRLRSDFVIQPNAVLYTRHTVIAPAGTARAQQYFSGFYWDGRGIRSANTYGGISSEPSTIIAQ from the coding sequence GTGTATAAGCCGGTCAGCCCTCTGGCCACCGACGGTACCATTGCGTACCGCAGCGCCAACGGGACCCTGGTGACCATCACCAACGTTCGCGCCGCTGTCGAAGAAGGTCGCTTCCAGTTCTCCGCTTTCTTGCAGGACCTGCCCAATGGCGGCATTGACTCGACCGTGGTGAACTCAGGCGGCGCGAACGCTGCCGGGACCGACAACGCCGCCGAGCGCAGCGAGATTGCTCCGAGCCGCACCCAGAACCTCGCTGCTGGCTACGTGACCTACCGCGCCGATGACGGCAACCGTTATCCGGTGGTCGGCGCCGACATTCGCTGGGACATCGTGGACCAGACGGGCGGCACCCGGATCAGCGCGGCCGACGAAGGCGGCATGCCAACCGGGTACCGCTCACAGGACATCAACGACAACGCGCTGAGTGCCGCGACCACCACCAACCGCCGCGACGGCGTGAATGTGCGCTTCCCCACCTCTGACCGTAACTATCCGTTCAACAACCTCACCGGTCTTGCCTCGCCCGACACTGACGGGTTCAGCTGGATCACCCTGTTTGCCGACGCCGACCGCGCCACCGCTACAGTGCGCGCTATCGCCTACGTGAACGGCACCGAGGTGGGCAAGCAGAACCTGAACAAGCGCTTTGCACCGGCCCCCCGCCTCACCATCTCCAAGGATCTGATCAACCCGTCCCCCAATGGCTACTTTGGCCTTAACGAGCCGGCGCAGCTGCGCATCACCATTACCAACTCGGGAGCAGCCGACGCGACGAATGTGACGGTCACTGATCGCCTGACGAGTGGTCTGGCCAGCGCCTACACGCTGAGCACGGTGACCGACGCCAACGGCAACCCTGTGGCCCTGAACACCGTGAACGGGACCGGCTTCAACACGGTGATTGATGTGGTGCCGGCTGGGCAGACCCGCACACTGACCTTCACAGCCCGGGGCAACGCCGTCGACACTTACTGTGATACGGCTGCTGTTCTGCAGTACACGAACGTCGATTTCGGCATTACCACCACCCCCAACCTCAGCGACAACGAGTGCTTCCGCGTGGCGGCGCCTCAGCTGAACATCTTCAAGGACTTCGTGACCCTGGACGCCCAGGGCAACGTGACGGGCAGCCTGGGCAGCAACTACAGCGTGGTCAGCAACCAGACGGTGGGCGTGCGCGTCAGCGTCTACAACGGCGGAACGGCGCCTGCCACCGGCGTGAATGTCAGCGACGTACTCACCACGGGGACCCTGGCCAACTACCGCGTCAACAGCGTACCGGCGGGCACCACCGCCAACGCCCAGGGTGGCTTTGCCACCTCGGCACCCATCACGATTCAGCCCGGACAGACGCGGAACTTCGTCTTCTCGGTCACGCCGACCGCTGACGGCCAGTACTGCGACACCGGCTCATACAGCGCCCCCAACGGCAACCCGGCCCAGGGCAACGCCAACGCGTGCTTGACGGTAGCGACCCCCAGCCTTGTGATCAACAAGGTCAACTACACCGGCTCCACGGCCCCCACTGGCACTGCGGCCCCCACCCCCACCCTGCGCCCAGGCGAAACCTACAACTCCCTGATCACGGTTCGCAACAACAGCTCGGCCACCGCCAGCAACATTGACCTGTACGATCTGCTGGGCAACAACCCCACCAACGGCACCAACGGCCAGCCCCTCTTCGTGAACTTCGGCAGCGGGTCCTACACCATTCGTGGCGTAACGCGCGGCGCTTACTACGATCCCGCCAGTCGCGTTGTTTCGGCCACTGAACGCCTCACTCTGGCCCCTGGCGAGTCTGCCACCCTGCTGGTCAGCAGCACGATTCCGCAAGGCGCCCTACCCGGCGAGTACTGCGATACCGGCACCTACGCTTTCTCGTACCCCGGCGGCACGCCCACAGGCTCGGCCCGGGCCTGCGTGAACGTGGCGAGCATCGTGGCCACCCAGACCCAGATGACCGACCCCGGCGACCCCTTCCGTGAGCAGACGGAATTCGCCTACGTGAGTGCCCAGTCGGTGGAGACCGGCTCGAACGAGGGGCTGCGTGACAACGTCATCAGCTACTCCTTCGGCTACAACGACCGCGTGTCTGACCCCCGCACGGTGGGCGGCGTGTTCCAGATCCGCAAGACAGAAGTCTTCTATGACCCGACCCCTGTGCGTGACCCAGTGACCGGCGCGATCGTCAGTGACTACACCAACCCCTCACGCGTGGCGCTGGTTGAAGGCGTGGACTACTTCCTCACCAACGTGGGCACCTCTGCGCAGACCGTGCGCCTGCGCTCTGACTTCGTGATTCAGCCCAACGCCGTGCTCTACACCCGCCACACCGTGATTGCTCCGGCTGGGACTGCCCGCGCCCAGCAGTACTTCAGCGGCTTCTACTGGGACGGACGCGGCATCCGCTCGGCCAACACCTACGGCGGGATTTCCTCCGAACCCTCGACCATCATCGCGCAGTAA
- a CDS encoding DUF2171 domain-containing protein has product MNEITQGMPIVCADGVQHGQVVEVDREYIRMRLPDDNRDHFVPLDTVAGVDSAVHLKLSHHDLLATL; this is encoded by the coding sequence ATGAACGAGATTACCCAGGGAATGCCTATTGTCTGCGCCGACGGCGTGCAGCACGGCCAAGTGGTGGAAGTCGACCGTGAATACATTCGCATGCGGCTGCCCGACGACAACCGCGACCATTTCGTGCCGCTGGACACGGTGGCTGGCGTGGACAGCGCGGTGCACCTGAAGCTCAGCCACCACGACCTGCTGGCCACGCTGTAG
- a CDS encoding YciE/YciF ferroxidase family protein has protein sequence MTAMKNLHDLYVEQLKDLYSAETQLVEALPKMAQAASNPQLQQGFLKHLGQTQQQVQRLESVFADLGMAPGGHTCKAMQGLIAEGNEMIQEQAAPEVKDAGLIACAQRVEHYEIAGYGTVARYAEVLGQQGHLEVLRVTENEEKATDKELTMLADTINQAAARA, from the coding sequence ATGACGGCCATGAAAAACCTGCACGATCTTTACGTTGAACAGCTCAAGGATCTCTATTCCGCCGAAACCCAGCTCGTTGAAGCGCTGCCCAAGATGGCGCAGGCCGCCAGCAACCCCCAGCTGCAACAGGGCTTTCTCAAGCACTTGGGGCAGACCCAGCAGCAGGTGCAGCGCCTGGAATCGGTGTTCGCCGACCTGGGCATGGCCCCGGGCGGCCACACCTGCAAAGCCATGCAGGGCCTGATCGCCGAAGGCAACGAGATGATTCAGGAGCAGGCCGCCCCCGAGGTGAAGGACGCGGGCCTGATCGCCTGCGCCCAGCGCGTGGAGCACTACGAGATCGCCGGCTACGGCACCGTGGCCCGCTACGCCGAGGTGCTGGGCCAGCAGGGCCACCTGGAAGTGCTGCGCGTCACCGAGAACGAAGAGAAGGCCACCGATAAGGAACTGACCATGCTAGCCGACACCATCAACCAAGCCGCTGCCCGCGCCTGA
- a CDS encoding metallophosphoesterase family protein, with the protein MRLLLLSDIHANHTALQAVMADAATRRYDQVISLGDAVGYGPHPREVLDVLRDLDAVCILGNHDDMLLQYADGRREAKDSVVSMALRWQLERLSERDIAWVRLWRDGIDDPDVGARYRHGTPSSLDDYTDSVPAAREAFAQWQGRLAFVGHTHNPAVYATLNSPVGDWIKVQHFQDGGSYMVPPSTRVILNPGSVGQPRDGNPQASYAVYDSSRAHFEVFRVTYDVERAQEAALEAGLPQVLAARLAIGK; encoded by the coding sequence GTGCGGCTGCTGCTGCTGTCTGACATTCACGCCAACCACACCGCGCTGCAGGCGGTGATGGCCGACGCGGCCACGCGCCGCTACGATCAGGTGATCAGCCTGGGGGACGCCGTGGGGTACGGTCCCCATCCCCGCGAAGTGCTGGACGTGCTGCGCGACCTTGACGCCGTGTGCATTCTGGGCAACCACGACGACATGCTGCTGCAATACGCCGATGGCCGCCGCGAGGCCAAGGACAGCGTGGTCTCCATGGCCCTGCGCTGGCAGCTTGAGCGCCTTTCTGAACGCGACATCGCCTGGGTGCGGCTGTGGCGCGACGGCATTGACGACCCCGATGTGGGCGCCCGCTACCGCCACGGCACGCCCAGCAGCCTGGACGACTACACCGATTCGGTGCCCGCCGCCCGCGAGGCCTTTGCTCAGTGGCAGGGGCGGCTGGCCTTTGTGGGCCACACCCACAACCCCGCCGTGTACGCCACCCTGAATTCCCCAGTGGGCGACTGGATCAAGGTGCAGCACTTTCAGGACGGGGGCAGCTACATGGTGCCGCCCTCCACGCGCGTGATCCTGAACCCCGGCAGCGTGGGCCAGCCGCGCGACGGCAACCCCCAGGCCAGCTACGCGGTCTACGATTCCTCGCGGGCGCACTTTGAGGTGTTCCGCGTGACCTACGACGTGGAGCGCGCCCAGGAAGCCGCGCTGGAGGCCGGCCTGCCCCAGGTGCTCGCCGCGCGCCTCGCCATTGGCAAATGA
- a CDS encoding DNA polymerase III subunit delta', protein MSPDALGHGALRAPLPEPHAALLEQTGTFAGNALLLTGPARVGKRALAQAVAAQHNCQGVRGVYGEACGACPSCRALAAGAHPDLLLIEPRATTTTGKAARRKLIPIGAILEARDKGREYDTHVFEFLEVRPTFTRRVVIVDGAEHLGQEAANALLKLVEEPPHRALFVFLAEDLRAVLPTIVSRSARLNVAPLPDALLERALVLGGSAPDPTLVAFAAGRAGVLADPAPVQAALEDARTLSQGLERGLLSALEAAEGLEKRWGPWHPEALRFSWRAAPPHERARADAALSALQDALEAYASPSLSFQVFALALRDAFGYN, encoded by the coding sequence ATGAGCCCGGATGCCCTGGGGCACGGGGCCCTGCGCGCCCCCCTGCCAGAACCGCACGCCGCGCTGCTGGAACAGACCGGCACCTTTGCGGGCAACGCCCTGCTGCTGACTGGCCCAGCGCGGGTGGGCAAGCGCGCTCTGGCGCAGGCGGTGGCCGCGCAGCACAACTGCCAGGGGGTGCGGGGCGTGTACGGCGAGGCCTGCGGGGCCTGTCCCTCCTGCCGGGCGCTGGCGGCGGGCGCGCACCCGGACCTGCTGCTGATCGAGCCGCGCGCCACAACCACCACGGGCAAGGCCGCGCGGCGCAAGCTGATTCCCATTGGCGCGATTCTGGAGGCCCGCGACAAGGGCCGCGAGTACGACACCCACGTCTTTGAGTTTCTGGAGGTGCGCCCCACCTTCACCCGGCGCGTGGTGATTGTGGACGGCGCCGAGCACCTGGGCCAGGAGGCCGCCAACGCCCTGCTGAAGCTGGTGGAAGAGCCGCCCCACCGCGCCCTGTTCGTGTTTCTGGCCGAGGATCTGCGCGCGGTGCTGCCCACCATCGTCAGCCGCAGCGCCCGCCTGAATGTGGCGCCGCTGCCCGACGCCCTGCTGGAACGCGCCCTGGTGCTGGGCGGGAGCGCCCCCGATCCCACCCTGGTGGCCTTTGCGGCGGGCCGCGCCGGGGTGCTGGCCGACCCGGCGCCCGTGCAGGCCGCCCTGGAAGACGCCCGCACCCTCTCGCAGGGCCTGGAGCGCGGCCTGCTGAGCGCCCTGGAAGCCGCCGAGGGCCTGGAAAAACGCTGGGGGCCCTGGCACCCCGAAGCCCTGCGCTTTTCCTGGCGCGCCGCGCCCCCCCACGAGCGCGCCCGCGCCGACGCCGCCCTGAGCGCCCTGCAAGACGCCCTGGAAGCCTACGCCAGCCCCAGCCTGAGCTTTCAGGTGTTTGCCCTGGCCCTGCGGGATGCGTTCGGTTACAACTGA
- a CDS encoding MBL fold metallo-hydrolase: MTRLSAPFTHGAARVWTLPTGPLQENAVLVAGPQHEGFLIDPGDDAGRLQVLVEASGVTVRAILLTHAHFDHIGAVQPLREALGVPVYLHPADLPLYRLGAASAARWNLPFTQPADPDHEIAPDQTFQAGDLTLRTRFLPGHAPGHVVFVGEGFVVAGDTLFQGGIGRTDLPGGHGPQLLQGIHEQLLTLPDDTAVYPGHGPRTTIGAERRTNPFLR; the protein is encoded by the coding sequence ATGACCCGCTTGTCCGCCCCCTTCACCCACGGCGCCGCGCGCGTGTGGACGCTGCCCACCGGCCCCCTGCAGGAAAACGCGGTGCTGGTGGCGGGCCCACAGCACGAAGGCTTTCTGATTGACCCCGGCGATGATGCGGGGCGGCTGCAGGTCCTGGTGGAAGCCAGCGGCGTCACCGTGCGCGCCATTCTCCTCACCCACGCGCACTTTGACCACATTGGCGCGGTGCAGCCCCTCCGGGAGGCCCTGGGCGTGCCGGTCTACCTCCACCCGGCCGACCTGCCCCTGTACCGCCTGGGGGCCGCCAGCGCCGCCCGCTGGAACCTGCCCTTCACCCAGCCTGCCGACCCTGACCACGAGATCGCCCCGGACCAGACCTTTCAGGCGGGCGACCTGACGCTGCGCACCCGCTTCCTGCCCGGCCACGCCCCGGGGCATGTGGTCTTCGTGGGCGAGGGGTTCGTGGTGGCGGGCGACACGCTGTTTCAGGGCGGCATTGGCCGCACCGACCTGCCCGGCGGCCACGGCCCGCAACTGCTGCAGGGCATTCACGAGCAGCTGCTCACCCTGCCCGACGACACGGCGGTCTATCCCGGCCACGGTCCCCGCACCACCATCGGCGCCGAGCGGCGCACGAATCCGTTTCTGAGGTAA